In a single window of the Cygnus olor isolate bCygOlo1 chromosome 5, bCygOlo1.pri.v2, whole genome shotgun sequence genome:
- the LOC121070511 gene encoding GSK3B-interacting protein: MRAACLSLSFPLAPPALPIAVPSPLTSARKWRPQRRRRGRKRPREAVEPGPGQALAVRGAAPGRAGRSLFGAGHPHRMETDCNPMESPSNTGFEEDSDYRDFEGTDVKDMRLEAEAVVNDVLFAVSNMFVSKTLPCAEDVAYINVETRERNRYCLELTEAGLRVVAYDFDQTDDSLQTPYHETVYSLLDSLSPAYREVFGNALLQRLEALKKDQS, translated from the exons ATGCGGGCTGCTTGTTTGTCGCTTTCCTTCCCGCTTGCCCCCCCCGCTCTGCCGATCGCCGTGCCCAGCCCCCTGACGTCCGCGAGGAAATGGCGTCCCCAGCGGAGGAGGCGGGGGCGGAAGCGGCCGCGGGAGGCGgtggagccggggccggggcaggctCTGGCTGTgcggggagcggccccggggcgaGCGGGGCGATCGCTCTTCGGTGCCGGGCACCCGCACCG AATGGAGACTGACTGCAATCCTATGGAGTCGCCCAGTAATACGGGATTTGAAGAGGATTCTGATTATAGAGACTTTGAAGGAACAGATGTGAAAGATATGAGACTAGAAGCTGAAGCTGTTGTGAATGATGTTCTTTTTGCTGTCAGCAACATGTTTGTCTCAAAAACCCTTCCATGTGCAGAGGATGTGGCGTATATCAATGTGGAAACCAGGGAAAGGAACAGGTACTGCCTGGAGCTCACTGAAGCAGGACTCAGG GTAGTAGCTTATGATTTTGATCAGACTGATGACAGTTTGCAGACACCGTACCACGAAACTGTCTACTCCTTATTGGACTCTCTCAGCCCTGCATATCGAGAGGTGTTTGGAAATGCATTACTACAAAGACTAGAAGCTTTGAAGAAAGATCAGTCGTGA